A section of the Clostridium omnivorum genome encodes:
- the frr gene encoding ribosome recycling factor produces the protein MVKDIMNTAEEKMNKSVAVLKRDLATMKAGRANPTMLDRIEVEYYGSMVPINQVANISAPEPRVILVQPWEKSSLKTIEKAILKSDLGINPSNDGSVIRLIVPELTEETRKNLVKNVKKVGEETKVAVRSIRRECNDKIKALKKNNEISEDELKKAEDDIQKRTDNFIKEIEKIVESKEKEIMSV, from the coding sequence ATGGTAAAAGACATTATGAATACTGCTGAAGAAAAAATGAATAAATCAGTAGCTGTGCTAAAAAGAGATTTGGCTACAATGAAGGCTGGTAGAGCAAATCCAACTATGCTTGATAGAATTGAAGTAGAGTATTATGGAAGTATGGTTCCAATAAACCAAGTTGCAAATATATCAGCACCAGAACCAAGAGTAATATTAGTTCAACCATGGGAAAAGAGTTCATTAAAAACTATAGAAAAAGCTATTTTAAAATCAGATTTAGGAATTAATCCTTCAAATGATGGTTCCGTTATAAGATTGATAGTTCCAGAATTAACAGAAGAAACTAGAAAGAATTTAGTTAAAAATGTTAAGAAAGTTGGAGAAGAAACAAAAGTTGCTGTTAGATCAATTAGAAGAGAATGCAACGACAAAATAAAAGCTCTAAAGAAAAACAATGAAATTTCAGAGGATGAATTAAAGAAAGCTGAAGATGACATTCAAAAAAGAACAGATAATTTCATTAAAGAAATTGAGAAAATTGTTGAATCAAAAGAAAAAGAGATAATGTCAGTATAA
- the pyrH gene encoding UMP kinase, protein METPKYKRIMLKLSGEALSGENGFGIDFNVATRIAQEIKDLVDMGIEIGAVVGGGNIWRGRSGEGMDRTTADYMGMLATCINALALQDSLENLGVNTRVQTAIEMREIAEPFIRRRAMRHLEKGRVVIFAAGTGNPYFSTDTTAALRAAEIEADVILLAKKVDGVYDKDPHKYNDAKKYDKLNYIQVLEQGLQVMDSTATSLCMDNNIPILVFGLDEPGNIKKAIMGEKIGTLVSKE, encoded by the coding sequence ATGGAAACACCTAAATATAAAAGAATAATGCTTAAACTCTCAGGAGAGGCACTGTCAGGTGAAAATGGTTTTGGAATTGACTTTAATGTTGCAACAAGAATTGCTCAAGAAATAAAAGACTTAGTTGATATGGGAATTGAAATTGGTGCAGTTGTAGGCGGAGGAAATATTTGGCGTGGAAGAAGCGGAGAAGGCATGGATAGAACTACTGCTGATTACATGGGAATGCTTGCAACTTGTATTAATGCCTTAGCTTTGCAGGATTCTCTAGAAAACTTAGGGGTAAATACTAGAGTTCAGACTGCAATAGAGATGAGAGAAATAGCCGAGCCTTTTATAAGAAGAAGAGCTATGAGACATCTTGAAAAAGGAAGAGTTGTTATATTTGCTGCTGGAACTGGAAACCCTTATTTTTCAACAGATACAACTGCAGCACTTAGAGCTGCCGAAATTGAAGCTGATGTTATACTTCTAGCGAAAAAGGTAGATGGGGTATATGACAAGGATCCACATAAATATAATGATGCTAAAAAATATGACAAGTTAAACTATATACAAGTGTTAGAGCAGGGATTGCAAGTAATGGATTCCACTGCTACATCATTGTGTATGGATAATAATATTCCAATTTTAGTTTTTGGATTAGATGAGCCGGGTAACATTAAAAAAGCTATAATGGGAGAAAAAATTGGTACTCTAGTATCAAAAGAATAG
- the tsf gene encoding translation elongation factor Ts, translating into MISAQMVKELRERTGAGMMECKKALSETNGDIDKAIEILRERGLAAAAKKAGRVAAEGVIETYISDDMKNGAIVEVNCETDFVSANDEFTGFAKNLAKQAALTNAKNVEEFIAEKYIADENITIKDALTNLIAKLGENMNVRRFEKFVVESGVIQSYIHGAGRIGVLVEVSCEKTSDRLSGLAKDVAMQVAAANPLFLNRDQVNQETLEKEREIYKVQAMNEGKPENIANKMVEGRIQKYYKENCLIEQVWIRNADYTITKYVQEVSKEVGAPITITRFARFEKGEGIEKKEENFAEEVQKQMQQGK; encoded by the coding sequence ATGATTAGCGCACAAATGGTTAAAGAGCTAAGAGAAAGAACTGGAGCTGGAATGATGGAATGCAAAAAGGCTCTAAGTGAAACAAACGGTGATATCGATAAAGCTATTGAAATTCTTAGAGAAAGAGGATTAGCTGCAGCTGCTAAAAAGGCAGGAAGAGTAGCAGCAGAAGGCGTTATTGAAACATATATTTCTGATGATATGAAGAATGGAGCTATTGTTGAAGTAAATTGTGAAACAGATTTCGTTTCAGCTAACGACGAATTCACTGGATTTGCAAAGAATTTAGCAAAGCAAGCAGCATTAACAAATGCTAAAAATGTAGAAGAATTTATAGCTGAAAAGTACATAGCAGATGAGAACATTACAATAAAGGATGCTCTTACTAATTTAATTGCAAAACTTGGTGAAAACATGAACGTTAGAAGATTTGAAAAGTTTGTAGTTGAAAGTGGAGTAATTCAAAGTTACATACACGGAGCTGGAAGAATAGGAGTTCTTGTAGAAGTATCTTGTGAGAAGACTAGTGATAGACTAAGTGGCTTAGCAAAGGATGTAGCAATGCAAGTTGCTGCTGCAAACCCACTATTCTTAAACAGAGACCAAGTAAATCAAGAAACTCTTGAAAAAGAAAGAGAAATATATAAAGTTCAAGCAATGAATGAAGGAAAGCCTGAAAACATTGCTAATAAGATGGTTGAAGGTAGAATCCAAAAATACTACAAAGAAAACTGCCTAATTGAACAAGTATGGATCAGAAACGCTGACTATACTATTACTAAGTACGTTCAAGAAGTATCAAAAGAAGTTGGTGCACCTATAACAATAACAAGATTTGCTAGATTTGAAAAAGGTGAAGGTATAGAAAAGAAAGAAGAAAACTTTGCTGAAGAAGTTCAAAAGCAAATGCAGCAGGGAAAATAA
- the rpsB gene encoding 30S ribosomal protein S2, with product MSVISMKQLLEAGVHFGHQTRRWNPKMAPYIFTERNGIYIIDLQKTVKKVEDAYDFIKSVSVEGKDVLFVGTKKQAQEAIQEEAVRSGMHFVNTRWLGGMLTNFRTIKARIRRLEELDRMEQDGTFEVLPKKEVIKLKNEREKLEKNLGGIRNMDAGNIGALFVVDPRKEKNAISEAKILGIPVVAIVDTNCDPDEVDYVIPGNDDAIRAVKLITAKIADGIIEGRQGEQLAE from the coding sequence ATGTCAGTTATATCAATGAAACAATTATTAGAGGCTGGTGTTCATTTTGGACATCAAACAAGAAGATGGAACCCTAAAATGGCTCCTTATATCTTTACAGAAAGAAATGGAATATACATCATCGACCTACAAAAAACAGTTAAAAAAGTGGAAGATGCTTATGATTTCATTAAGAGTGTATCTGTAGAAGGAAAAGATGTGTTATTTGTAGGAACAAAAAAGCAAGCTCAAGAAGCTATCCAAGAAGAAGCTGTAAGAAGCGGAATGCATTTTGTTAATACAAGATGGTTAGGTGGAATGCTAACTAACTTTAGAACAATAAAAGCTAGAATAAGAAGATTAGAAGAATTAGATAGAATGGAACAAGACGGAACATTTGAAGTTCTTCCAAAGAAAGAAGTTATAAAGCTTAAGAATGAAAGAGAAAAGCTTGAAAAAAATCTTGGTGGTATAAGAAATATGGATGCAGGAAATATAGGAGCATTATTTGTTGTAGATCCAAGAAAAGAAAAAAATGCTATATCTGAAGCTAAGATTCTTGGAATTCCAGTTGTTGCAATAGTTGATACAAACTGTGATCCAGATGAAGTTGACTATGTAATTCCTGGTAATGATGATGCTATAAGAGCAGTAAAATTAATAACTGCTAAAATAGCTGATGGTATAATCGAAGGAAGACAAGGCGAACAATTAGCTGAATAA
- the codY gene encoding GTP-sensing pleiotropic transcriptional regulator CodY, with translation MASLLSKTRMLNKILQKSGTEPVVFDDICKLLSEVLYCNVYIISRKGKILGYDLAADFECDVVKSKIISEMRFPESYNSKLLNTHETLANAATQGFCVFDNECECNVEGKLTTIVPINGNRERLGTLLLARFNKEFTEEDLVLAEYSATIIGLEILRSKSEEIEEEARKKAVVQLAIGTLSYSELEAVEHIFNELEGNEGLLVASKIADKVGITRSVIVNALRKFESAGVIESRSLGMKGTHIKILNDKLLDELKKIK, from the coding sequence ATGGCATCTTTATTGAGCAAAACAAGAATGCTTAACAAGATTTTACAGAAGTCTGGTACAGAGCCTGTAGTTTTTGATGACATATGTAAATTACTGAGTGAGGTCTTATATTGTAATGTTTATATAATAAGCAGAAAAGGAAAAATCTTAGGATATGACCTTGCAGCAGATTTTGAATGTGATGTTGTTAAAAGTAAAATTATTAGTGAAATGAGATTTCCCGAAAGCTATAATAGTAAGTTATTAAACACTCACGAAACTTTAGCAAATGCAGCTACTCAAGGATTCTGCGTTTTTGATAATGAATGTGAATGTAATGTGGAAGGTAAACTTACTACTATAGTACCTATTAATGGTAATAGAGAAAGATTAGGTACATTATTATTGGCTAGATTTAATAAGGAATTTACAGAGGAAGATCTTGTACTGGCTGAGTACAGTGCTACAATAATAGGTCTTGAAATATTGAGATCGAAATCTGAAGAAATTGAAGAAGAGGCAAGAAAAAAGGCTGTAGTTCAACTAGCAATAGGAACCCTTTCATATTCTGAACTAGAAGCTGTAGAGCACATTTTTAACGAACTTGAGGGCAATGAGGGTCTTCTTGTAGCTTCAAAAATTGCTGATAAAGTTGGAATTACAAGATCAGTAATAGTAAATGCGCTTAGAAAATTTGAAAGTGCTGGAGTAATTGAATCAAGATCACTTGGAATGAAAGGAACTCATATAAAGATTTTAAATGACAAGTTACTTGATGAACTTAAAAAAATAAAATAA
- the topA gene encoding type I DNA topoisomerase has product MGQKLVIVESPAKAKTIGKYLGKNYIVEASMGHVRDLPKSQLGVDVENNYIPKYITIRGKGELLDKLRKQAKKSDKIYLATDPDREGEAISWHLAKVLNIDQQEKCRIEFNEITKNAVKNAIKNPREINTNLVDAQQARRVLDRLVGYEISPILWRKIKWGLSAGRVQSVALKMICDREKEILDFIPKEYWTVECSLVKENDKKSFVVKLFSKNDKKIEISSKEEVDLIVDSLNKGEFAVKQVKRSTKSKNPLPPFTTSTLQQDAYKKLNFATRRTMSIAQQLYEGIDIKGHGTIGLITYMRTDSVRISEEAQQAAKEYIQNKFGSNYLPESPRVFKTKKNIQDAHEAIRPTYIELSPEMVKDSLKDEQFKLYSLIWNRFMASQMASCLLNTLSIDILNGEYLLRTSGSIIKFDGFMKVYQYKLDEDEEDLNLPSVEVGEKLKKKSIDGKQHFTQPAARFSEATLVKTLEENGIGRPSTYAPIISTILDRKYVERDKKTLKPTELGNIVNNIVSEYFKQIVDAEFTAEMEDKLDGIEDGKESWNHVVENFFIPLKKSIEIAEKEIAKITIEDKVTDVKCDQCGRFMVIKHGRFGDFLACPGYPECKNTKPIVEEIDVPCPKCHGKVLAKKSKKGKKFYGCSNYPNCDFVSWFEPVADKCPECGSVMVKKYTKSKGSFIECTNANCKHKIYSTSNDIKND; this is encoded by the coding sequence ATGGGTCAAAAATTGGTTATAGTCGAATCACCAGCCAAGGCAAAAACTATAGGAAAATATCTTGGAAAGAATTATATTGTAGAAGCATCCATGGGCCACGTTAGGGATTTGCCTAAAAGTCAGTTAGGTGTTGATGTTGAAAATAATTACATACCTAAATATATTACTATACGAGGCAAAGGAGAATTGCTAGATAAACTTAGAAAGCAAGCTAAAAAAAGTGATAAAATATATCTTGCAACAGACCCTGATAGGGAAGGAGAAGCAATTTCTTGGCATCTAGCAAAAGTATTAAATATAGACCAACAAGAAAAATGCAGAATTGAATTTAACGAAATAACAAAGAATGCAGTAAAGAATGCAATTAAAAATCCAAGAGAAATTAATACAAATCTTGTTGATGCTCAGCAAGCAAGAAGAGTACTTGATAGGCTAGTTGGATATGAAATCAGCCCAATTTTATGGAGAAAAATAAAATGGGGACTAAGTGCAGGGAGAGTTCAATCAGTAGCACTTAAGATGATTTGTGATAGGGAAAAAGAAATATTAGATTTTATTCCTAAGGAGTATTGGACTGTTGAATGCAGCTTAGTTAAAGAAAATGACAAAAAGAGTTTTGTTGTTAAATTGTTTTCAAAAAACGATAAAAAGATTGAAATTAGTTCTAAAGAAGAAGTAGATCTAATAGTAGATTCCTTGAATAAGGGTGAATTTGCAGTTAAGCAGGTTAAAAGGTCAACAAAAAGCAAAAATCCGTTACCGCCATTTACTACAAGTACATTACAGCAGGATGCATATAAAAAACTAAACTTTGCCACTAGACGTACTATGTCAATAGCTCAGCAATTATATGAAGGTATAGATATTAAAGGACATGGAACAATAGGTTTAATAACATATATGAGAACTGACTCTGTAAGAATATCAGAAGAAGCTCAACAAGCAGCAAAGGAGTATATACAAAATAAATTTGGATCTAATTATTTACCTGAGTCTCCAAGAGTTTTTAAGACTAAGAAAAATATTCAAGATGCTCATGAAGCTATTAGGCCAACTTATATAGAGCTAAGTCCTGAAATGGTAAAAGATAGTTTAAAAGATGAACAATTTAAATTATATAGTTTAATTTGGAATAGATTTATGGCTAGTCAAATGGCGTCTTGTTTGTTAAACACTTTATCAATTGATATTTTGAATGGTGAATACTTACTTAGAACTAGCGGTTCAATTATCAAGTTTGATGGATTTATGAAGGTTTATCAATATAAGTTAGATGAGGATGAGGAAGATTTAAATCTTCCATCAGTTGAGGTAGGAGAAAAGTTAAAAAAGAAATCTATAGATGGAAAGCAGCATTTTACACAGCCAGCAGCTAGATTTTCTGAAGCTACTTTGGTTAAGACCCTGGAGGAAAACGGAATAGGAAGACCAAGTACTTATGCACCTATAATTTCAACTATTTTAGATAGAAAGTATGTAGAAAGAGATAAAAAGACTCTTAAACCTACTGAATTAGGGAATATTGTTAATAATATTGTTAGCGAGTATTTCAAACAAATTGTTGATGCTGAGTTTACAGCTGAGATGGAAGATAAACTAGACGGTATTGAGGATGGAAAGGAAAGTTGGAATCATGTAGTTGAGAACTTTTTTATACCATTAAAGAAGTCTATTGAAATTGCAGAAAAGGAAATAGCTAAGATAACTATAGAAGATAAAGTTACTGATGTTAAATGTGATCAATGTGGACGATTTATGGTTATTAAGCACGGTAGGTTTGGAGATTTTCTAGCATGCCCTGGATATCCAGAATGTAAAAATACAAAGCCTATAGTTGAAGAAATAGATGTTCCTTGCCCAAAGTGCCATGGCAAAGTTCTTGCTAAAAAAAGCAAGAAAGGAAAGAAATTTTATGGGTGTAGTAATTATCCTAATTGTGATTTTGTTAGTTGGTTTGAACCAGTAGCAGATAAGTGCCCAGAATGTGGAAGTGTTATGGTAAAAAAATACACTAAGTCCAAAGGTTCATTTATTGAGTGTACAAATGCAAATTGTAAGCATAAAATTTATTCAACTTCAAATGATATAAAAAATGACTAA